From Alkalidesulfovibrio alkalitolerans DSM 16529, a single genomic window includes:
- the nspC gene encoding carboxynorspermidine decarboxylase: MTRPALREGLRFDPGRVPTPCYVVDAALLRRNAEILNAVRGRTGCRILLALKGFAMWSAFDHLRFALDGTCASSPHEARLGREEFGGEVHAFAAGMNEAHVREFAALADHIVFNSFRQFEKFRDIAREAAHEKGREVHFALRVNPEHSEGHTPIYDPCGPCSRLGIHRAEFAGKSLAGVTGLHFHTLCQHNADALKRTLEAFEARFGDLIGGLAYVNFGGGHHITRPDYDVELLCRLIEDFKARHGVQVYLEPGEAVALNAGFLVAEVMDVVTRGMPLAILDTAVPCHMPDVIEMPYRPEIIGAGAPGEKAHTYRLGGLSCLAGDVAGDYSFDEPLSPGDRLVFCDMAIYSMVKTNTFNGVNLPAICLLEPGEETPRVVKTFGYEDFKGRLS; the protein is encoded by the coding sequence TTGACTAGGCCCGCGCTGCGCGAGGGCCTGCGCTTCGATCCGGGCCGCGTTCCCACCCCGTGCTACGTGGTGGACGCGGCCCTGCTCAGGCGCAACGCCGAGATCCTGAACGCCGTGCGCGGCCGCACGGGGTGCAGGATTCTCCTCGCGCTCAAGGGCTTCGCCATGTGGAGCGCCTTCGATCACCTGCGCTTCGCCCTCGATGGCACCTGCGCCAGCTCCCCGCACGAGGCCAGGCTCGGCCGCGAGGAGTTCGGCGGCGAGGTGCACGCCTTCGCCGCGGGCATGAACGAGGCGCACGTGCGCGAGTTCGCGGCGCTTGCGGACCACATCGTTTTCAACTCCTTTCGTCAGTTCGAGAAATTCCGGGACATCGCCCGCGAGGCGGCCCATGAGAAGGGCCGCGAGGTCCACTTCGCCCTGCGCGTGAACCCCGAGCATTCCGAGGGCCACACGCCCATCTACGACCCCTGCGGCCCGTGCTCCAGGCTCGGCATCCACCGCGCCGAGTTCGCGGGCAAGAGCCTTGCTGGCGTCACGGGCCTGCACTTCCACACCCTGTGCCAGCACAACGCCGACGCGCTCAAGCGCACGCTCGAAGCCTTCGAGGCCAGGTTCGGCGATCTGATCGGCGGGCTTGCCTACGTCAACTTCGGCGGCGGGCACCACATCACCCGGCCCGACTACGACGTGGAGCTTCTTTGCCGCCTGATCGAGGATTTCAAGGCGAGGCACGGGGTGCAGGTCTATCTGGAGCCGGGCGAGGCCGTGGCCCTGAACGCGGGCTTTCTGGTCGCCGAGGTCATGGATGTGGTCACGCGCGGCATGCCGTTGGCCATCCTGGACACGGCCGTGCCCTGTCACATGCCAGACGTCATCGAGATGCCCTACCGGCCCGAGATCATCGGCGCGGGCGCGCCGGGCGAGAAGGCCCACACCTACCGCCTGGGCGGGCTCTCGTGCCTCGCGGGCGACGTGGCGGGCGACTACTCCTTTGACGAGCCGCTTTCGCCGGGCGACAGGCTGGTCTTTTGCGACATGGCCATCTACTCCATGGTCAAGACCAACACCTTCAACGGCGTGAACCTGCCCGCCATCTGCCTGCTCGAACCGGGCGAGGAGACGCCGCGCGTGGTCAAGACGTTCGGCTACGAAGACTTCAAGGGACGGCTGTCATGA
- the truA gene encoding tRNA pseudouridine(38-40) synthase TruA → MPRIKLTLAYVGTSLAGWQSQPGGNTVQDRLEAALSKIADEPVRCHGAGRTDAGVHAIGQTAHADVPERRRGIDWRKALNALLPPTINVLDVREAPERFHAQLCALNKTYSYTLWPERAFCLPQRSPFVWKCGPLDIDALREAAALVTGRHDFAAFMNQGTPVKNTMRHLMRLEVVELPPVAPNVPGEIVLSFTADGFLKQMVRNLVGCLVQTAKGKLSLADVRSVLKARNREQAPETAPPQGLCLMRVDYGEDGFGHHRRHPAGPAPDDG, encoded by the coding sequence ATGCCGCGCATCAAGCTGACCCTGGCCTATGTGGGCACGTCCCTCGCGGGCTGGCAGAGCCAGCCCGGCGGAAACACCGTGCAGGACCGGCTTGAAGCCGCGCTCTCGAAGATCGCGGACGAGCCGGTGCGCTGCCACGGCGCGGGCCGCACCGACGCGGGGGTGCACGCCATCGGGCAGACGGCCCATGCCGACGTGCCCGAGCGGCGGCGCGGCATCGACTGGCGCAAGGCGCTCAACGCCCTCCTCCCGCCGACCATCAACGTCCTCGACGTGCGCGAGGCCCCGGAGCGCTTCCACGCCCAACTGTGCGCCCTGAACAAGACTTATTCCTACACCTTGTGGCCCGAGCGCGCCTTCTGCCTGCCGCAGCGCAGCCCTTTCGTCTGGAAATGCGGGCCGCTCGACATCGACGCGCTGCGCGAAGCCGCAGCGCTCGTCACCGGCCGTCACGACTTCGCGGCTTTCATGAACCAGGGCACGCCCGTGAAAAACACCATGCGCCACCTCATGCGTCTGGAGGTGGTGGAATTGCCGCCCGTCGCTCCCAACGTGCCGGGCGAGATCGTGCTCTCCTTCACGGCCGACGGCTTCCTCAAGCAGATGGTGCGCAACCTCGTCGGCTGCCTGGTGCAGACCGCCAAGGGTAAACTTTCCCTGGCCGACGTCCGATCCGTACTGAAAGCGCGAAATCGCGAGCAGGCGCCCGAGACCGCGCCGCCGCAAGGGCTTTGCCTGATGCGCGTGGACTACGGGGAGGACGGCTTTGGTCATCATCGACGGCACCCGGCTGGCCCTGCCCCGGACGACGGCTGA
- the metK gene encoding methionine adenosyltransferase, which yields MIQCKGKYLFTSESVTEGHPDKVADAISDNILDAIMAQDPDCRVACETLVTTGLAVIAGEITTSAYAHFPDIVRSTIKEIGYNSSDMGFDWETCGVMSSIDKQSPDIAQGVNRTKPEEQGAGDQGMMFGFATRETETLMPSAIYWAHKLSRRLTFVRKEGILDFLRPDGKTQVAIEYIDGKPVRIDNVVVSSQHSPKLDYQDLCDAIKKEVILETLPADLLDKDTKIYINTTGRFVIGGPMGDCGLTGRKIIQDTYGGAGAHGGGAFSGKDPSKVDRSGAYMARYVAKNIVAAGLAEKCEVQIAYCIGVAEPVSVLATSYGTGPVCDETLTRAVREVFDLRPYFISKRLDLRRPIFGKTTNYGHFGRELPEFTWEKTDAADDLRTACKI from the coding sequence ATGATCCAATGCAAGGGTAAGTACCTGTTCACATCCGAGTCCGTCACCGAGGGCCACCCGGACAAAGTGGCCGACGCCATCTCCGACAACATCCTCGACGCCATCATGGCTCAGGACCCCGATTGCCGCGTGGCCTGCGAGACGCTCGTGACCACCGGCCTCGCGGTCATCGCGGGCGAGATCACCACCAGCGCCTACGCCCATTTCCCGGATATCGTGCGTTCGACCATCAAGGAGATCGGCTACAACTCCTCGGACATGGGCTTCGACTGGGAGACCTGCGGCGTCATGTCCTCCATCGACAAGCAGTCGCCCGACATCGCCCAGGGCGTGAACCGCACCAAGCCCGAGGAGCAGGGCGCGGGCGACCAGGGCATGATGTTCGGCTTCGCCACCAGGGAGACCGAGACGCTCATGCCCTCGGCCATCTACTGGGCCCACAAGCTTTCCCGCCGCCTGACCTTCGTGCGCAAGGAAGGCATCCTCGACTTCCTCCGGCCCGACGGCAAGACCCAGGTGGCCATCGAGTACATCGACGGCAAGCCCGTGCGCATCGACAACGTGGTCGTCTCCTCGCAGCACAGCCCCAAGTTGGACTACCAGGATCTGTGCGACGCCATCAAAAAGGAAGTCATCCTCGAAACCCTGCCCGCCGATCTGCTGGACAAGGACACCAAGATCTACATCAACACCACGGGACGTTTCGTCATCGGCGGCCCCATGGGCGACTGCGGCCTCACGGGCCGCAAGATCATTCAGGACACCTACGGCGGCGCAGGCGCGCACGGCGGTGGCGCGTTCTCGGGCAAGGATCCCTCCAAGGTGGATCGCTCCGGCGCGTACATGGCCCGCTACGTGGCCAAGAACATCGTGGCCGCCGGGCTGGCCGAGAAGTGCGAGGTCCAGATCGCGTACTGCATCGGCGTGGCCGAGCCCGTCTCCGTGTTGGCCACCTCCTACGGCACCGGCCCGGTCTGCGACGAAACCCTGACCCGTGCCGTGCGCGAAGTCTTCGACCTGCGCCCCTACTTCATCAGCAAGCGGCTCGACCTGCGCCGCCCCATCTTCGGCAAGACCACCAACTACGGCCACTTCGGCCGCGAGCTTCCCGAGTTCACCTGGGAAAAGACCGACGCTGCGGACGACCTGCGCACGGCCTGCAAGATCTAA
- the ald gene encoding alanine dehydrogenase yields the protein MIVGVPREIKSWENRVAMTPGGVEALTRRGHTVLVERGAGLGSGLTDEEYEAAGATLTDAAGAWGAQLVIKVKEPLPEEYKYLREDLLLFTYLHLAAARDLTDAMLASKVTGVAYETVQLPDGSLPLLSPMSEVAGRLAPQVGAHHLEKRQGGRGMLLGGVPGVPPAEVVILGGGVVGINSIKIAVGLGARVTVLDINHARMQYLDDVFGGRIVTMNSTEANVREMVMKADLVIGAVLIPGAKAPHLVTRGMIAQMKEGSVVVDVAVDQGGCVETIYATTHDKPTYVIDGVVHYGVANMPGAVPRTSTFALVNQTLPYALKLADKGLDALRESAPLRLGLNTFGGTLTCQAVAEAFDLPCCDAAEALA from the coding sequence ATGATCGTCGGAGTGCCCAGGGAGATCAAGAGTTGGGAGAACCGCGTGGCCATGACGCCCGGCGGCGTCGAGGCGCTGACCCGGCGCGGCCACACCGTGCTGGTCGAGCGGGGCGCGGGCCTCGGCTCGGGCCTGACGGACGAGGAATACGAGGCCGCGGGAGCGACCCTGACCGACGCCGCAGGCGCCTGGGGCGCGCAGCTCGTCATCAAGGTCAAGGAACCGCTGCCCGAGGAGTACAAATACCTGCGCGAAGACCTGCTGCTCTTCACCTACCTGCACCTCGCGGCCGCCCGCGACCTGACCGACGCCATGCTCGCGAGCAAGGTCACGGGCGTGGCCTACGAGACCGTGCAACTGCCCGACGGCAGCCTGCCGCTGCTCTCGCCCATGAGCGAGGTGGCCGGCCGCCTCGCGCCGCAGGTCGGTGCGCACCATCTGGAAAAGCGCCAGGGTGGGCGCGGCATGCTGCTTGGCGGCGTGCCCGGCGTGCCCCCGGCCGAGGTCGTCATCCTGGGCGGCGGCGTGGTGGGCATCAACTCCATCAAGATCGCCGTGGGCCTGGGCGCGCGAGTCACAGTCCTGGACATCAACCACGCGCGCATGCAGTACCTCGACGACGTCTTCGGCGGCCGCATCGTGACCATGAACTCGACCGAGGCCAACGTGCGCGAGATGGTCATGAAGGCCGACCTCGTCATCGGCGCGGTGCTCATCCCCGGCGCCAAGGCCCCGCACCTGGTGACGCGCGGCATGATCGCCCAGATGAAGGAAGGTTCGGTCGTCGTGGACGTGGCCGTGGACCAGGGTGGCTGCGTGGAAACCATCTACGCCACCACCCACGACAAGCCGACCTACGTCATCGACGGCGTGGTGCACTACGGTGTGGCCAACATGCCCGGCGCGGTGCCCCGCACCTCGACCTTCGCCCTGGTCAACCAGACCCTGCCCTACGCGCTCAAGCTCGCGGACAAGGGGCTGGACGCGCTGCGCGAGAGCGCGCCGCTGCGCCTGGGCCTGAACACCTTCGGCGGAACGCTGACCTGCCAGGCCGTGGCCGAGGCATTCGATCTGCCCTGCTGCGATGCGGCCGAGGCGCTGGCCTAG
- the speB gene encoding agmatinase — MSPMPHFLSTETLNAPPAAALFHVIPVPFEASVSYGGGTGDGPAAILTASGQLEANVGRLVPSARGIHTTAPVDCEGEPEAVLARIEAAVSRVLAGNRIPVLLGGEHTVSVGAFRALARLGKPVGVVQFDAHADLRDEYEGTKHSHACVMRRAHELGLSIYQIGVRAPSIEELDYRQAHAIPHLDARAIWESGLPDPILPPDFPNDIYVTFDVDGLDPSVIGATGTPVPGGLTWREAVTAIERVCAGRRLVGCDVVELAPRAGDHGSNFAAALLAQTLMVQAVS; from the coding sequence ATGAGCCCCATGCCCCATTTCCTGTCCACGGAGACGCTGAACGCGCCGCCCGCGGCCGCGCTCTTTCACGTCATTCCCGTGCCCTTCGAGGCCAGCGTGTCTTACGGCGGCGGCACGGGCGACGGCCCCGCGGCCATCCTCACGGCCAGCGGCCAGCTCGAAGCCAACGTCGGACGGCTCGTGCCGTCCGCGCGCGGCATCCACACCACCGCGCCGGTGGACTGCGAGGGCGAGCCCGAGGCTGTTTTGGCGCGCATCGAGGCGGCGGTCAGCCGGGTTTTGGCTGGAAACAGGATTCCCGTGCTTCTGGGCGGCGAGCATACGGTCTCGGTGGGGGCGTTTCGCGCCCTGGCGCGGCTTGGCAAGCCCGTGGGCGTGGTGCAGTTCGACGCTCACGCGGATCTGCGCGACGAGTACGAGGGCACGAAGCATTCGCACGCCTGCGTCATGCGCCGGGCGCACGAGCTTGGTCTTTCCATCTACCAGATAGGCGTGCGCGCGCCCTCGATCGAGGAGTTGGACTACCGCCAGGCCCACGCCATCCCGCATCTGGACGCTCGGGCGATCTGGGAGTCGGGCCTTCCGGACCCGATCCTGCCGCCGGATTTCCCCAACGACATCTACGTGACCTTCGACGTGGACGGCCTGGACCCGAGCGTGATCGGGGCCACGGGCACGCCGGTTCCCGGCGGCCTGACCTGGCGCGAGGCCGTGACGGCCATCGAGCGCGTCTGCGCGGGCCGACGCCTCGTGGGCTGCGACGTGGTGGAGCTTGCCCCGCGCGCGGGCGACCACGGCTCGAACTTCGCCGCCGCGCTCCTCGCCCAGACGCTCATGGTTCAAGCCGTTTCGTAA
- the panD gene encoding aspartate 1-decarboxylase, producing the protein MPQRCFLRSKLHLATLTGCEADYQGSISIDPALLAAVDILPNEQVEVYNRDNGNRLTTYAIPGEPGQVRLNGAAALLAEPGQRVIICSYVWLSEDEIASHAPRVAILGPDNVILQVG; encoded by the coding sequence ATGCCCCAACGCTGCTTTCTCCGCTCCAAACTGCACCTAGCCACGCTCACCGGCTGCGAGGCCGACTACCAGGGTTCCATCTCCATCGATCCCGCGCTTCTGGCCGCCGTGGACATCCTGCCCAACGAACAGGTGGAAGTGTACAACCGCGACAACGGGAACCGGCTCACCACCTACGCCATCCCGGGCGAGCCCGGCCAAGTGCGCCTGAACGGCGCGGCCGCGCTCCTGGCCGAGCCGGGACAACGAGTCATCATCTGCAGCTACGTCTGGCTCTCCGAGGACGAGATCGCATCCCACGCCCCGCGCGTGGCCATCCTCGGCCCCGATAACGTCATCCTCCAGGTCGGCTGA
- the nifA gene encoding nif-specific transcriptional activator NifA — MKSQVGALELNVLREISQIIGQAHDLNGTLERVLLILSDTLSMKRATVTLLDDSGQLAIRASHGLSKEERERGVYRMNEGVTGHIFQTGKPFIVPDVAKEPLFLDKTRSRGLERGRISFIGVPILVGQQPVGVLNVDRLFEDEVHFEEDVSFLCVVATLFGQFIQLNRHFQERELTLRKEISQLRSKLSSSYQRFFIVGKSQPMERVRQMIEKVAPTRATVLLLGESGTGKTLTARIIHELSERHAQPFIKVNCAALPETLLESELFGHEKGAFTGAVAPKAGRFEEADGGTIFLDEIGELTLAVQSKLLRVIQEKEFERLGSAKTRKVDVRIITATNKDLAEEVRRGRFREDLFYRLNVFPIRVPALRERPDDIPALLNHFLDTMEKEYSRRLVFTPQALEALMRHDWPGNVREMENLVERLAIMVEGETIDVSDVPLLAQGSAARADEGEEHASLLDIEKREVVSALERHRFIQSRAARELGITLRQMGYRIKKFNLESMVQERRSRLRGK; from the coding sequence ATGAAATCACAGGTCGGCGCTCTCGAACTCAATGTCCTGCGCGAGATATCCCAGATCATCGGACAGGCCCACGACCTGAACGGCACTCTGGAGCGCGTGCTGCTCATCCTCTCCGATACGCTTTCCATGAAGCGGGCCACCGTGACCCTGCTCGACGACTCCGGCCAGCTCGCCATCCGCGCCTCGCACGGCCTCTCCAAGGAGGAGCGCGAGCGCGGCGTCTATCGCATGAACGAGGGTGTCACCGGCCACATCTTCCAGACCGGCAAGCCCTTCATCGTGCCCGACGTGGCCAAGGAGCCGCTGTTCCTGGACAAAACCAGGTCCAGGGGGCTTGAGCGCGGCCGCATCTCCTTCATCGGCGTGCCCATCCTGGTGGGGCAACAGCCCGTGGGCGTGCTCAACGTGGATCGCCTCTTCGAGGACGAGGTGCACTTCGAGGAGGACGTGAGCTTCCTGTGCGTGGTGGCCACCCTGTTCGGCCAGTTCATCCAGCTCAACCGCCATTTCCAGGAGCGCGAGCTGACGCTCAGGAAGGAAATCTCACAGCTTCGCTCCAAGCTTTCCAGCAGCTACCAGCGCTTTTTCATCGTGGGCAAGAGCCAGCCCATGGAGCGTGTGCGCCAGATGATCGAGAAGGTCGCGCCCACGCGGGCCACGGTGCTCCTGCTCGGCGAGTCGGGCACCGGCAAGACGCTGACCGCGCGAATCATCCACGAACTCTCCGAGCGCCACGCCCAGCCCTTCATCAAGGTCAACTGTGCGGCCCTGCCCGAGACGCTGCTCGAATCCGAGTTGTTCGGCCACGAGAAGGGGGCCTTCACCGGCGCGGTCGCGCCCAAGGCGGGCCGCTTCGAGGAGGCCGACGGCGGCACGATCTTTCTCGACGAGATCGGCGAACTCACCCTGGCTGTGCAGTCCAAGCTGTTGCGCGTCATCCAGGAGAAGGAATTCGAACGCCTGGGATCGGCCAAGACCCGCAAGGTGGACGTGCGCATCATCACCGCGACCAACAAGGATCTGGCCGAGGAAGTACGGAGGGGGCGCTTCCGCGAGGATCTGTTCTACCGCCTGAACGTCTTCCCCATCCGTGTTCCGGCCCTGCGCGAGCGGCCCGACGACATCCCCGCGCTTTTGAACCACTTCCTGGACACCATGGAGAAGGAGTATTCGCGGCGGCTGGTCTTCACGCCGCAGGCTTTGGAGGCGCTGATGCGCCACGACTGGCCGGGCAACGTGCGCGAGATGGAGAACCTGGTGGAGCGCCTCGCGATCATGGTCGAGGGCGAGACCATCGACGTGAGCGACGTGCCGCTGCTCGCGCAGGGCAGCGCGGCCCGGGCGGACGAGGGCGAGGAGCATGCCTCGCTTTTGGACATCGAGAAGCGCGAGGTGGTCTCGGCCCTGGAGCGGCACCGCTTCATCCAGTCGCGCGCGGCGCGCGAGCTTGGCATCACCCTGCGCCAGATGGGCTACCGCATCAAGAAATTCAACCTTGAATCCATGGTCCAGGAGCGCCGCAGCCGCCTGCGGGGGAAGTGA
- the panC gene encoding pantoate--beta-alanine ligase, which produces MRTITDPAEFQSLCLDWRAKGVRLGFVPTMGYFHDGHLSLMDAARAETDRLAVSIFVNPTQFGPSEDLAAYPRDMERDTALARERGADVLFTPSPEAMYQGPEVWVDVPEVSRHLCGASRPGHFRGVATVVAKLLLLAMPHLAVFGEKDRQQLAVIRTMARQLFIPTIIKGHSIVREADGLAMSSRNVYLSADERAMAPMIHRGLTALRDDLAAGERDVKTLLARLRERYGRTLPLGEVDYVEIVHPETMTPLSMVTGPAVAAVAVRLGRARLIDNIELTPS; this is translated from the coding sequence ATGCGCACCATCACCGATCCCGCAGAATTCCAGAGTCTTTGCCTGGACTGGCGCGCCAAGGGCGTGCGTCTGGGTTTCGTGCCCACCATGGGCTACTTCCACGACGGGCACCTGAGCCTCATGGACGCGGCCCGCGCCGAAACGGACAGACTGGCCGTTTCCATATTCGTCAACCCTACGCAATTCGGGCCGAGCGAAGATCTGGCCGCCTACCCCCGCGACATGGAGCGCGACACGGCCCTGGCCCGCGAGCGCGGGGCGGACGTGCTCTTCACTCCCTCACCCGAGGCCATGTACCAGGGCCCCGAGGTCTGGGTGGACGTGCCCGAGGTCTCCAGGCACCTGTGCGGCGCGAGCAGACCCGGCCATTTCCGAGGCGTGGCCACGGTGGTCGCCAAGCTCCTGCTCCTGGCCATGCCGCATCTGGCCGTGTTCGGCGAAAAGGACCGCCAGCAACTCGCCGTGATCCGGACCATGGCGCGTCAGCTCTTCATCCCCACAATCATCAAGGGGCACTCCATCGTGCGCGAGGCCGACGGCCTTGCCATGAGTTCGCGAAACGTTTATCTCTCCGCTGACGAACGCGCCATGGCGCCCATGATCCACCGGGGCCTTACGGCCCTGCGCGACGATCTGGCGGCTGGCGAACGCGACGTGAAAACCCTTCTCGCACGCCTTCGCGAGCGCTACGGCCGGACACTTCCCTTGGGCGAGGTGGATTACGTCGAGATCGTGCATCCCGAAACCATGACGCCGCTTTCCATGGTCACCGGCCCTGCCGTGGCCGCGGTGGCCGTGCGCCTGGGCAGAGCCCGGCTGATCGACAACATCGAGTTGACGCCGTCATAG